The Camelus bactrianus isolate YW-2024 breed Bactrian camel chromosome 11, ASM4877302v1, whole genome shotgun sequence genomic interval CCTGCAGGCTTTCCTGGGGAAAGCTGGACACTATATGCGGCCAGGCCAGTGCAAGTTGCCATCCAGGCAGGGCCAGTCACATtggaaggtgggggaggaggtggctgTGCAGGGACGGGGAAGCTCTGCTCCTCAGACAGACTTGCCCACTGGGAGGCAGCCCCTAGGCCCAGGACCAAATGTAGGATCTCCACAGACCCCCAAACTCTCATCTTTGGAGCCCAACCCTACAAGCTCAAACATGCTAAAATATACTACATTCCACATTAAACAGTTTTCCTGTCTTAAActttttgaaaggattttttatAAATTTGGCTCTGAAATTATTGGACTACAAGGAAGGCATTGCATTTACAGTtggatgtattttaaaacaatcatGCATGTTTGGATTTCttgccaagtgaaaaaaaaaacccctataaTTGTGttcaaatataatgaaatatttatgagTACTCATTTAAAGATTAATGAAGTTGGCGCAACATTAAGTTTTATAGacaattaataaacatttatgaattttggttttgaaattttcctttcatACTTTGGAGCCAGTAATGTTTTTTTTCCAGTCATAAGCAGACCCTTAGGAAGTCCATGGACCTAAATCCTGGGCCAGTAGTGCCCATGGATAAAATCCGGGCCTGAGGTCAAGCGTTCTTAAGGCTGCATCTAAAAggacaggtggggtgggggagggtatagctcagtggtagagcacaggcttagcatacacaaggtcctggggttcaatccccagtgcatccatttaaaaaaattcaataaataaacctaattacctcccacctccaaaaaaaataaataaaaggacagGTGGATATCCGTGcaaaaaaacagaaccaaaatgTCCAATGGACCACGTGTATCACATGTATCCCTGTCTGGGAAACTTGCTTAGTGATTTCAAAGGAGTCCAGCATCCCTTGACCCATCCCAGCACCCTGGTTCAAGTAATTCTGACAGGTGATATTTATGGAGCACAGAGTCATGTGTACCAGGCCATGCTCTAAGCACTTTAtctgtattaattcatttaagccTGGTAACAATGctgtgaagtaggtattattattactactactactactattagcagcagcagcagccccattttacaaatgaaaatccTGAGGCTCAAGAAAGCTAAGATACTTGCCTAGAAGCTGATAGGTGAAGCACTGAGGTTCAGCCCTAGGATAGCCTGAGTCCCAATCCCTGCGATATTATGCCTGCCCAGGATGGGATTCCTTCAGGTGTCATCCTGAGGAAGACACCTGTTGCAGGGGAGTTGTCCTCACTGAGTTCCTGAACCAACTCCCTTCTACTGTAGAGACACTTAACACTCGCGGGGGGCTTGGGCTCAGCTCTCTGAAAGTCAGCCAGGAAGCACATAGCCACTAATGAACATGAAATAGATTTAAATACAACAAaactgaaatcaaagaaaaatgctCAAAGTGGATGTTACCCCAgcatcttctttctttcattttaaatgaccTTTACTTGGCAGGAAATCTTTTCTAAGAATGCCACAAAGATCAGAGACTCATAAAAGGAAAGTATGATAAATATGgctacataaaaatttaaaaccccTTGACGGTAAAAGGTGAAGGACAAATAGGAGTTAGGAGACACATCTCCAATAAGTCAATGGGCTTCAATCCGTTCGAATGCCTTTCATCCCTAGACCCAGAATATGAAACAGACGTTTCTCCCTTATTGCTGCCAGTCTAGCCTCTCACTTCTATCCTCCTTTCCCAAGAGAGGTCCCAGAGGCACTCGCCCGTCTGGACCTTCACCCAAAGTTGCCTCAGGGGGCCTCTCATTTCAATGAGAATAGCCTGTGGAACATCTCCTCTCAGAGAGAGCAATCCTGTGTGTCCCACCATCTCCTCCCGCCCCATCCTCTTAAGTTCTCTCTCCAGCCACCACTAGGTGGCGCTAGAACTTCATTAGAATCCTTGTCTGGCAAACTTTTGGGGAGAAAGCCCTCAAATCAATCAAAATAACCTTGAAATATTTACAGGTCGCTCTTTCCCTCTTCCAAAATGTGAAGAAGGTTTTAGGGGCAAAATGTATCCTTATTGCTTCCGTTAACTATTTCGTTATGAAGAAAATATGCCCATGAGGTAATTAGCCTTACTCTTCAGCCACCCAGATGTTACTCTCCGGGCATGTTTGCTTCATTGAGGTCACTTTCTCATCTTTCACCCAGAGATTGGCTCTCTGGCCGACAAGCCCTCCCCACCACAGTGGCTAGATCAAAGAAGGTCTAACCCACCAACAGACATTCTCCCAGGACCAAGAGACTGTCCCCAAACTTAAGACAAGTTAAGGTCCTCTTCAGAGCACCCCAGCTCACGTTGAGCTGCCCCTCTGGCTGCGTCTGGTACCTGATGTGGGCACCTGTGTATGCCCAGCACCAGTAGAGCACCTGGCTGTGGGCACTGCAGATGCCCACTAAATAGCTGTTGCTAAGTGGCCAGAGTGAGAGGAGGTGTGGCCAGTATCAGCAGCACTTCCCAGCTTGGCCTTAGAGTACCCGATTACCCTCAGAGCTGGGACTTGCCACTTCTGGCCCAGGGCCCTCCCAATGTGTCTCAGGAGTCCCATGAGTTTGTGGGTGTAGGCAACAAGGAAAAGGGGACCCCCCAGAATCACTCTAACATTGATGTTAGATCCCAGCTGGATGGATGCCCCTCTCCCCAGAGCAACCCACCTGTTTTTGCCCTCAAGCATCTGCATTTGGCTTAACATCTAGTGTCTGATGCCACTGCTGGCAGGATCTCCACGCTGGAAAACCACCTCACAGGGTCTGCAAACAACTTCAGTTTGGTCAGAAAATCCATTTTATAGACTGTTAGTCCTGTgttttaaaaaggtgaaaatatatattataaaatcagacttaaccttttttttttcttctgagaaaaGGAGTTTGAAATGCAATGTGAACTAAGGAAATTGTTCCACATTCTGTAACCTGTGGGtcaaagaacaaaaattaaagtgTGGAAGAACGTTAAGGTTTGAATTcggttattttattttgtgtcagCCATATATTTcaatcctattttttaaaaataacatttatctaTCTACATAtggaaacatattttaaaaatccatcagtCTACTGCCCAGAATTCTTCTGCTGATCTattgaaaattaaattcataCATACTCATTGTTTGGAAAGTCAGACATCACAGAAAGGTATCAAATGGAAAGACAATAAAAGTTCCCCTTCCACGACCACCAATGGTAGTAACTGTCTACATTTCTTGTGTATCCTTCCAGCAAAAAGTATATGCACAATACCAAAATTACACCATTTTTACTTAGAAAGGATTATACTATGCATAGTACactaaactgctttttaaaaaatttatcagaaTCTATTAGAAGTCTTTTCATATGAACACACAGATCTGCTTCATTCTTTCAGTGGCTGCATTTTATGGCTGGGCCATAATTTATTTCAACACAAATCATTAAACATCCCCTGTTGATGAAATTTaggttctttccagttttattgccattaaaacaaagttataatgaacatctttttcatttatcttggttATTTCTGCAAATCTATCCATAGGGCAAATACAAAGCTAGGTGTTAGGTCAAAGGgcatgtatatttaaatttttgctttaaatacgTTTTGCCAAATTGTTCTAGGAAAATCCATACAAATTTGTACTCCAACCATCAGTGTATAAAAGTGGCTGTTTCCCCAAACCCGCATTGGGTATTATCAATCTTTTAGTTTCTAACAacttgataattttaaaaaggcaccTGGTTGTTCAGATTCATATTTAATTATGAATGAGGACTAGAATCTTTGCAGGATTGTTGGCCACTTGTCTTTCCCTTCCTGTGATTAGCCTGTTgacatcttttgcccattttttcataGGACTGTTCATCTTTTTTACTGACATGTATGATTCCTCTGCAAATTAAGGAAAATGGGCCTTTGTGTGACATGTGCATGGCAAATGCCTTTTTTCAGTCTGTTATTTTTACTTCGCTTATTGGTATTTTGCCCACAGAAGATATGAGGCTCACTTTATCCATCCTCTCCTTCACAGCTAATGAATTCTGTACTCTGTTCACAAAGCTCTTCCCTAGCCTCTGATTATGAATAAATTCACCTATATTTTCTTGTAGagtttttatgattttgatttttatgtttaaatctttgagcGATCGGAGTTAATTTTGATCTCAAGAATGAGGTAGAGATTCACgttaaggttttttttccccaatggttAAGCAGTTGTTCCAAAGCCACTGTCAGAGGCcccctttctttttcattccctTTGCAGGCCCTCAGGGGCCATGTGGTTTGACATAGTCACCAGAGAGGAGCCCCCAGAAATGCCACATTGCTTTCACCCAGGTCTGCCTGAGACAGACCAGAAAGGCCTGTGACCCTGATCCTGTGGCGGCCTCTGGCACCGGGGTAGAAAAGAACCAGGTCTCACAAGGACAGGGCACCACTGCTCTGCTGGACACAGGGAACAAGAGCCTCCCAGTCCTGAGGGAGAAGTGGGACATGCATCCAATATCTTCCTTTCAAAGGAAACCTCGGGGGAGAGCGTGCTCCCTacacagaaagaagaaacacagCCACACCTGTATTtctgaagacacacacacacgtacacacaccccacacatgTCATGTATACATCAGACACCCCGACTCCACCAGTAGGGGGCCACCTGGCCCCAAGAGCCCTCTCCATCACTGACACTTCAAGAATAGTCAAACCAATGTTTCTCAAATAATACCCAGATTCCTTTTGAAGGAAATAATCTGGAAGATCCCcaagatttgaaagaaaaagaaaccaaagactTGTCCTATAAAGATCTTTCAACTGCTAGTGAACACGTGTTTAAAACTGCTAAATAGATTTgtcatcattaaaatgaaaatctaacttttaaaaaatttcccagaaTTAAAAGATCTTGAAGAACTCTTCTGAAGAGCCTTGAGGTGGGGTAGAGAGTTGAGAAAATCTAGTCTAAGACATTATCCTGCTGCAGATCTACAAGTTAATATCTTTTCACACACATGAGTAAAACCAGTCTTTCTCCTTCTATTTTTGCTGCATTTCTGCCTCTCCTAGTTCAGCAGACCTGGGCTCCAAGGTAACAAAAGATGATCCCCGTCCCTTTTGCCTTGTCCTTTAATCCCTTTGAGTTTTCCCagtaatatattttatgatttttattgggaaatttagaaaaatcattaTTATGAAGTAgacaatttagaaaatacagacttTTTTAATGTCAAGCTCACCCTGAGAGGTAATATCCCTTTAAGTTGTGACTACcttcttgcctttttcttttcttgagcgTTTTCCAGTAAATACCTAGCAAGGGCCAGTGCAGTCCCATAGCACGCGGCTCCCCTGTGGGGCCCGGCCCAGGCTGACCTGGGAGCTCTGTCTCGCCTCTCAGAGGTTGGAGCTGTGAGCAGGCTGGCCTGGGAGAGACCTTGTCCCAGTTTCCTGCAGTGTTCGCCCAGAAACACTGTTCATTCTTTTTTGGAAACTCCCAAGAAAAGGCAGCTGGGGGCCTGATGgccgccctcccctccctgagacTAGAATGGGAGAGAGGGGTGCTCAGACCCTTCAAACCCAACAGCCTTCCCTCCCTGCTCAGGGGTCAGCCCTGTGGTTCAGGTTTGAGAAGCTTGGCCTTGGCCGGGACAGTTCCCTTTTCTGTCAGCGGCCCAGAGGGTGACCAGGGCAGGAAGGCACAGAGGAGGATCCGGCTTGCTTCCTGGCTCtgtccccaccaggctgtgtgacctgggacatGACACTCAGCCTCTCCAGGAGCCACATCTGCCCCTGGTGGCGGTTCTCTGATAGTTAGGAGCCCAGGATGCTGTAGCGGCTTGACCgccccaccctctcctcctcagAGTCACACTTGCTGCCTCTGACGGCTCTCCCGCCCTGTCCCAGTCCCTCCCTATTTCCCCTCACTCACGTCATCCTGTCTCACAGGGCCTGGACTACCATACAAATGAGGTAAAACAAATAATAAGTAAGAACTGGGCTTTTGTTCCTTGCTGCCTCATTGGAGGTATAGATTGCACAGACGCTTGTGAAGTTTGCAGGACATATTGGAGATGGTCTGACTTAAAATACAGGCTAAGCGAACTACACAAAATTCATTTTGCAGGTCCCATGGGTCCTTTGAGCTGCTGGGCTGTCGTCCTCCAGAGAAGCTGAAATCAAGACACCCTGAGCCCTCTGTCAGGAGGGTTAAGAGAAGAAAGAGACCTGCCTCAGAGGGGAAGTCTCGTGGGCAGCCTGGTGCTCCTGGCTTGCGGCACCCAGTGCTTCACTCGCGGTGCTTCCCGGGAATCTCCCAAGGGGTCCCAGGTGGGCCAGCCCGCACGTGTCCATGCCGGGCTGCAACAAGTCTGGAAGGTCACACACAGATGCAGTGACAGGGAGACTGGTGGTAGGGGTGGCTTGCAGTGATGGGGACACTTTTTTggtctctgtttttaaaattttcatgatgGTGtgtttaatcaaaaaaaaaaaaatggagatattCCCATTTTCTAAAAGTTGTTTGATAATATGGGAGGAAGGGTGGTCAGTGCAGCTGCCGCAGTCCCGGCAGGCTACGCGGAGACAGAGGGCGGTGCTGGGCCTCCCAGGACGGAGTCAGGAGAATGCTTACTCACGTGCTGCAGGGGGCTGGCGGGAAGCTGCACTCATGGCCATGAGGACCCAGGGGCTGAGGAAGGGCTGATGCAGGAATTTAACTAAAGGCATCCTTGGGAGATCCAGATGCCCACTGGTCCAGGCTGGGTGGAGCAGGGGTCAGTGGGGTCAAGACCATCCCAGTCCCTGAGATTCTTCTTTACTCAGGGGTAGCCGGGTGCTGGGAGTGAGGGAGCCTGAGGGGTGAAGACCGAGGAAGAGCCCAAGTAGTTGGGGTCTGGATGCTTCACCCCCAGCGCATGCTCCAGGCCGAGGCCCATGGATCTGTGACTCCAGGAACACAGCCCTGGGCTCCTGTAGCTGCCTCCACTCCTCTCTCCAAGTCAGGCTGCCAGTGTCAGGACTAGGGGCCAGTAATAAGACAGGGGTGCTACTAGATGGGCAGCAGGCgaggaagagggaaagacagaCAGGAAGAGGTCACAGcacagagagagggacagagacagagaaacacacagaaagacaCGCTGAGGGTCACAGAGAGCCGCACACACAGAGAAAGGTAGAATTGGAGACGGAGAGAGGGACAGATGAGTGAGACACGGAGAGATAAGAGCAGGAACTACATCCCATTTGCTTGCTAGGAACAGACAGGGAGGCAGGTGCAGGTCAAGAAGCAGGGCAGAGAGGACAGAGCTAGAGATGGAAAAAGGGGGTCTGAGCGTCAACGTCGCAGAGAACAAACCTCTGCCAACCTTGTGGCGTGCTTAGCACCCAGCTAGAGGTTGCAGGAACCAGCAGGTGCAGGTCCCGTCCCAGCTGGGAGAGAGGAGCAGGAAACTCAGGCAGCCTTTCCAAGGGCCGAGTGGGAGGTAAAGGAGCTGAGGTCACCAGGGGTGGCTTGGTGCAAGGGCAGCGCCTGAGTTGCCTCTGGAAGGGCAGGGGGTTGGACAGGGTTCTCCAAGGAGGATGGTGTCAGCAAAGTCATGGAGGTGGGAGGACACATCTGGGTACAGTTAGGAGGGCCTTGAATGCTGAGGTAAGGAGGCTGAGGGGGCCCCGGTCACACTTGAGCAGAGGAGTGGTATAGTGGGAGCTGTGGTACAGTGGGAGCTGTGTTTTAGGGAGCCCTGGGCCAGTTAGTGGCCAGACCTGGAGGGCAGCAGAGTAAAATGGAGAAGGTCGCAGGCACCCGCTGAGCCCTCCTGACCCCTCCGACATGCCCTAACACCACATTCAAGCAACCCCAAACTGCTGACCCACACCTGGCTGCTCCTCACCTCCATGCCCTTGCCCATGTGGTACCCTTTGTCTGGAAGGCCTTCTCTTCCTCACCCCTGGCAAATACTGAAACATGGTTTAAATGCTCCGCAAGAggcctctcctccaggaagccttcaggCAGGGTAAGGTGCCCCTCCTGATTCCTCCCAGTGTGAAAGCCCCCATGAAATCTTCCTGGGCTCAGCTGAGTCAAGTCATGTTTTTAACCaagaccaaaaaataaaattgtctccACCAGCACCATGGCCTTACCACACCCAGTTTGCTTGTCCCCCATGGGAAGCCTCACCAGCTGTCTGGCCCCACTGTCCAAACcatgaagagaaaagggaatggactggggagggatggagggacagGGTGGGGCCCATTTGCCTAGAGGTGCTTTGGGCTGGCTGGTCACAGAGCCATGACTCATTCCcccagagaggaggggagtggcACTGGGGGACAGTCCTTCGTGGAGAGAGCCTGCCTTTGCCTGACATCCTTGGCTGGACCACAGGaagctgggctgggagctggacGTCACCTTCTTCTTGTCCCCTCAGGCTcttggaagagaaggaagaacctCTTACAGCCCCGGGCTCGCCCCAGAGTGCCCTGGCATTGACCTGGAGAGCAGCTGAAACCTCAGTGTCTCCCACCCACAGCTGCCCCCAACCCGGGCTGCAGCCATGGATAAATTCCGCATGCTGTTCCAGCACGTCCAGTCCAGCTCCGAGTCCGTGATGAATGGCATCTGCCTGCTGCTGGCCGCAGTCACTGTCAAGCTGTACTCCTCCTTCGACTTCAACTGCCCCTGCCTGGCGCGCTACAATGCCCTCTACGGCCTGGGCCTGCTGCTCACACCCCCGCTCGCCCTTTTCCTCTGCGGGCTCCTGACCAACCGGCAGTCCGTAGTGATGGTTGAGGAGTGGCGCCGGCCCACTGGGCATCGGAGGAAGGACCCGGGCATCATCAGGTGCGATCCCACCCTACCCAGCTCCCCAAGGGCACTGTCAAGGGCTCCCTCAACCACAGAGGCAACGCCAGGGGAACCCCAAACCCCAGTGACCCCCACGAGTATTTTCATGGCTCCCCCctacacccacaggcaccatcaGGTATGCCCCCTGCTTTCCCCTGGGAAATGATACCAAAGCATCATCGGTTCACAGAGACCAATTTGCCAGTTTCCACTCTGGAAACAGATATTTCTGTTCCTGTCTGCGATCTCTCTGCAGCCAGTACTGGAGCCGCATGCATGACACAGGATTCCCAAGAATTATCCAGGTCACATCTGACGGGCTGGCCATGGATTATAACTCCCCATGAGCATGAAGGCCCATCCTACGACGTGCATAGCCACACTGCATGTATGAAAGGCACCGCGGGTTTGGAGGCTGTATCCCCTCTCCTGCAAGCTCCTCGAGGGCCAGGACCCAATCTGCTGTATCACTGTGTCGTCAGAGCCTCGCACCTGGTCGGTGCCCCGTATCAAGATCAGTTGATGGAGTTTAATAATTCATAATGTTCCCCGGCCAACTCAGTGCCAAGCTCTGTGCCAGCTGCTGTGTGTGCATGGCCTCTGAATTCCCACCTCGGTCTGTTCCTGTATTAGACCCATTTTTAAggagcagagaggttaagtaacttggctGAGCTTCCACAGCTAGGAAGAGGCTCAGATCCAAAGTCAGACCAAGCCAGAACCACTGCTCTCAGTGTTTTAGGCAAAATACCAAAATGCTGTAGTTCCATGGGCAGTGGCAGGAGAGGGTGGTGGGTTTTAGCTCACCcagtctccccctctcccctaTTCTTTGATATGGACAATTGAGGTGTTCTCAAGGGCATGTAATGTGACTTCATAACAAGTCCTCGGTTCCACCTTCTAACTACGTTGCCCCCATAGAAAACGTTGGAGCCGCCCCTGCCCACAGTGTATTTATAATTCACCACCGGCTAGGCcatgcacagacacacccacacccacccagcaCACACCACCTTGTGTTCTGTATATAATCCAACCTAAAAATGTCTGCATTCTGTGCACAGCCTCTGTTGGTGTTCCCGGGGGGTTCTGTGCTCCCTGTGATTCAGCCACGCAGGGAGGGTCACACGCACTCAGCGTGCCACTTACCTCTTCCCCTGGGATCTGGTGGGTACAGCTCCACTGGGCTCCTGTCCTGTGGCCAACACCCAATCTGGGCCACTAGGCGGGTGGAGCAGGTCAAGAGAGGCACCGAGGGACAGTCATAGGGTGGGCTCCCCGGACACTGGAGGGAGGTGTTTGAGGTGCTGCCTCTGGGAGGGTTACCCCACAGAGATGTCTGAGTTTAGGCTCCCCCAGGGGCAGGATCTGGGAAGAATGTGATAAGTAGGCAGCTGGGACTCAGTCCTTCTGGGGACCCTCTGAGAGACTGGGTAGAGCACACCTCAGAATTGTCCCACTGAGGGTCCAGGAAGCCAGGGTATTTATCCACCAGGCCCTGGCCTCTTGGGCTGAAGGTTGATCTGGAGGTTGTGAGCCCTCCAGTGCCTCCAGCCTACCACTCTGGGAGCCGAGATGCCTCCGGATCCCTAGGCAGAGCCATGCCGAAGTCAGGGGCCCTCAGGCCCTCCACATGAATAGGAGCAAAGCTCTAGATGCTTCTGGCCTAGGCAGGGCACCACCAACAGCCTCTGCTCCAAAGCCTAGACCAGAGAGAACACCAGCTCCCCAGTGTTCCAGTACTGGGACTCCTGGggcccccagccctgcttctTCCTGGCTCTCTGCTGCTGGGATCTCTGCCATGGGAGCTGTAGCCCTTCCTTCGATGTAACCATGCCCAGGATTTCCCAGCCCTCCAGGGAAGTCCGTTCTTGTATCTCCCCTGTAGCCTTCCTGCTGCAGCTGAATTCTGGTGGCCCTTTGTgagccctcccttcctctcctcccaggtATATGTGCTCCTCTGTGCTTCAGAGAGCACTGGCCGCCCCTCTTGTCTGGATCCTGCTGGCCCTCCTCGATGGGAAGTGCTTCGTGTGTGCCTTCAGCTGCTCCGTGGACCCCGAGAAGTTTCTAGACTTTGCCAACATGACCCCCAGCCAGGTGCAGCTTTTTCTGGCCAAGGTGCCCTGCAAGGAGGATGAGCTGGTCAGGGACAGCCCTGCTCGGAAGGCAGTGTCTCGCTACCTGCGGTGCCTGTCACAGGTAATTTGGGTACCCCTTTCCCAGCCCTGGAAAATATCCTGCGCTTGTTCTGAGGGGCCTGCGTGAGAAGGTGCAAATGGTTTCCtgagcccctccccacttctAGAGACACAATCACAGAGCAGGTGGGCCCTGGGAGGAGCAGGAACGTGGTCCACACACAGGACAGCGTTGGGCCTTAGGAAGTCGGCACTTTGCCATCAACACTAACTCACCCCAGAGTGGAGACCAGGTGACCATACCCCCTGGAAGTCAGCTAGGCCCATCTCCGGGCTAGATGACAGGAAAATGCTGGAGATacactgccctgccctgcccccgacCCCATACACACATTCTTCCCACCCCTCAGAAATACtaattaccatttattgagcacttaagtGTCAGGCATGGTGCTAAGCATTTCATATGCATTACTTCACTTAACCCTCAAAACAGCCCTATGAGGTGGATGCAATcacctcattttgcagatgagaaaactgaggctttgagagtTTAGTTCACAAGGTCGAAGTCACATTGTTCATAAGGCCAGGCAGAGATCTGAAGTGCCATTCCTCCAAACTCTCTTAATCATCTCCCTACAATGCAGGCCCTCCCCTAGAGGCCTGGCCCCCACAGAGCACAGAATCCATTATCCTGGAGAaaaaccccagccccacccccatcccagacTCCAGATTGCATCCCCACCACTCCCAGAGCCCAGCCTGGACTTGTCCCCCAGAAAGTACTTACAAGTATTTGCTATATGCAGAGCATAACTGGAGCTACAACCTACCCCTTTGTGGGTGCAGGACGGGCTCGTGGCAAATGTAGACGGTGGTGTGGTAGAAAAAGTACCAGTGCTCAGGACACACTTGATTCTGGTTCAGACATGACCTTGGCCATGTCActtcccctctgggcctcagtatcTCCTGCAAAATAAATGGAGGTTTTGTCCCCTCACATGAATGGTCTCTGTGGACAGAAATGCTGTAAGCTCTCACTAGTTCACTGGAACGAACTTCGAATTCTCAGACCAGGGTTGAGTCCTGACTCAGCTGTAAAAGATCAGTCAC includes:
- the CALHM3 gene encoding calcium homeostasis modulator protein 3; its protein translation is MDKFRMLFQHVQSSSESVMNGICLLLAAVTVKLYSSFDFNCPCLARYNALYGLGLLLTPPLALFLCGLLTNRQSVVMVEEWRRPTGHRRKDPGIIRYMCSSVLQRALAAPLVWILLALLDGKCFVCAFSCSVDPEKFLDFANMTPSQVQLFLAKVPCKEDELVRDSPARKAVSRYLRCLSQAIGWSITLLMIIMAFLARCLRPCFDQTVFLQRRYWSNYVDLEQKLFDETCCEHARDFAHRCVLHFFASMQSEMRARGLHRDSAGRGPELPQMPAPLEDLDGESRKAHLRAVSSREQVDHLLSSWYSSKPPLDLLAPPGPWGGGLSHRSPTVALGTRLSQYTDV